A region from the Streptosporangium sp. NBC_01756 genome encodes:
- a CDS encoding DUF397 domain-containing protein, which yields MDELIQELHTVTWCKSTRSGPDGGNCVEVAELSRGRRGVRDSKNPSGPALVFTPDEWNAFIGGVKNGDFD from the coding sequence ATGGACGAGCTAATCCAAGAACTCCACACTGTCACATGGTGCAAGTCCACCCGGTCAGGACCTGACGGCGGCAACTGCGTTGAGGTCGCTGAGTTGTCCCGTGGGCGCAGAGGTGTCAGAGACAGCAAGAATCCGTCCGGCCCGGCGCTGGTCTTCACTCCCGACGAATGGAACGCATTCATCGGAGGCGTGAAAAACGGCGATTTCGACTAG
- a CDS encoding helix-turn-helix domain-containing protein yields the protein MPKESDLYPSESPTALFGFELRRHRKARGWSQIRLSKAIPYSVGTISMIETASRGPSEEFARHCDEALEAEGALIRLWPMVSHTAAPTWFRPWLDVEATAEALRSWEPLVVPGLLQTEDYARAILNGDIGVTPEQTEEQVTARMERQNILKRAKPPLYWVVIDEAVLHRPIGSPAVMAAQITRLLEAGQAPRVTIQVLPLKAYSTTGLAGGFAIAQTQGVFDTAYVESAGVMSRVTERPEDVSVLAYRYDGIRSEALSQRESLELIKETLPRWTS from the coding sequence ATGCCAAAGGAAAGTGATCTCTATCCGTCGGAATCACCGACCGCTCTCTTCGGCTTTGAGCTGCGGCGGCACCGCAAGGCCCGAGGCTGGTCCCAGATCCGGTTGTCGAAGGCGATTCCCTACTCGGTCGGAACGATCAGCATGATCGAGACCGCGAGCCGGGGACCGTCGGAGGAGTTCGCCCGGCACTGCGACGAGGCGCTGGAGGCAGAAGGCGCGCTGATCAGACTGTGGCCGATGGTCAGCCACACGGCGGCCCCCACCTGGTTCCGGCCGTGGCTCGACGTGGAAGCCACCGCAGAGGCCCTCCGCTCCTGGGAACCGCTGGTTGTGCCCGGCCTCCTCCAGACGGAGGACTATGCCAGGGCCATCCTGAACGGCGATATCGGCGTGACGCCTGAGCAGACCGAAGAGCAGGTGACCGCTCGAATGGAGCGCCAGAACATTCTCAAGCGCGCCAAGCCGCCTCTGTACTGGGTGGTTATCGACGAAGCGGTCCTCCATCGGCCGATCGGTAGCCCCGCTGTAATGGCGGCGCAGATCACCCGCCTTCTCGAAGCCGGCCAGGCCCCCCGTGTCACCATCCAGGTTCTTCCTCTGAAGGCGTACTCCACGACCGGCCTTGCTGGCGGATTCGCCATCGCACAAACACAGGGAGTCTTTGACACTGCGTACGTCGAGTCCGCTGGAGTCATGAGCCGAGTAACAGAGCGACCAGAGGACGTCAGCGTTCTAGCATACAGATACGACGGGATTCGCTCCGAAGCACTGTCCCAGCGCGAATCCCTAGAGCTGATCAAGGAGACGCTGCCGCGATGGACGAGCTAA
- a CDS encoding ATP-binding protein — protein sequence MGEFMKATSPEPKLHGDVSLPSVRDSVSRARSEVRRWLGNTHPVIDDVVLATSELVTNAITHSNARANDFIRLTVTEAEEFIGIEVNDPGSTFSGPHVRKEVNAEDGRGLLIVREISLAWGVREHGCGLGRTVWCAIRTVPLPDCSSAPEPVSGQGDGRGSPAGRAPVAGEPGGPAFSVEG from the coding sequence GTGGGTGAGTTCATGAAAGCGACGAGTCCGGAGCCGAAGCTCCATGGCGATGTCAGCCTTCCCAGCGTCCGTGATTCTGTTTCACGAGCGCGCTCCGAAGTGCGCCGGTGGCTCGGAAACACGCATCCCGTGATCGACGACGTGGTGCTGGCCACGTCGGAACTGGTGACGAATGCGATCACGCACTCCAACGCGAGAGCAAACGATTTCATCCGCCTCACCGTCACCGAAGCGGAGGAGTTCATCGGTATAGAAGTCAATGATCCGGGTTCAACATTTTCGGGGCCTCATGTCCGAAAAGAAGTGAACGCGGAAGATGGCCGGGGCCTGCTGATCGTTCGCGAGATCTCGTTGGCATGGGGTGTCCGCGAGCACGGCTGCGGCCTGGGCCGTACGGTCTGGTGCGCCATCCGAACCGTCCCGCTCCCGGATTGCTCGTCCGCTCCCGAACCGGTCTCCGGGCAGGGCGACGGACGCGGCTCCCCGGCCGGTCGCGCGCCGGTGGCCGGGGAACCGGGTGGCCCTGCCTTCTCCGTGGAGGGGTGA
- a CDS encoding MarC family protein has protein sequence MSAHPALILFLALFGLYSPVAALASYLPIVRPFNHVQVVRLSLGLACNVLVFVLAALWVGEPLLKLLGISTAALTATGGIALAYASIPLMRGKAGAVEELEKQQELERQQQLDPAVDPAVDPAVVPATPPEAVNPKSVLFTPLSFPLTVGGTTFAFGVAASAAATGLPEKAWLSVAAVAFAAVTGITLYLAGHLERRISLQGAMILDRVAGILLTAIAVILLANGFTDLVLARLNQ, from the coding sequence ATGAGCGCTCATCCCGCGCTGATCCTGTTTCTGGCCCTGTTCGGCCTCTACAGTCCGGTCGCGGCGCTGGCGTCCTACCTGCCGATCGTGCGCCCTTTCAACCACGTACAGGTCGTGCGCCTGTCGCTGGGACTGGCCTGCAATGTCCTCGTGTTCGTGCTGGCCGCCCTCTGGGTCGGTGAGCCGCTGCTGAAACTCCTGGGGATCAGCACCGCCGCGCTCACCGCCACCGGCGGCATCGCCCTGGCCTACGCCTCCATTCCCCTCATGCGCGGCAAGGCGGGCGCCGTCGAGGAGCTGGAGAAGCAACAGGAGCTGGAAAGGCAGCAGCAGCTCGACCCGGCTGTCGACCCGGCTGTCGACCCGGCCGTCGTCCCGGCCACGCCACCGGAGGCGGTGAACCCGAAGTCGGTGCTGTTCACGCCGTTGTCGTTCCCGCTGACGGTCGGGGGGACCACCTTCGCCTTCGGCGTCGCGGCGTCCGCGGCGGCCACGGGCCTTCCGGAGAAGGCGTGGCTGTCGGTCGCCGCGGTCGCCTTCGCGGCCGTCACCGGGATCACCCTCTACCTGGCCGGCCATCTCGAACGCCGCATCTCCCTGCAGGGCGCCATGATTCTGGACCGGGTCGCGGGCATCCTGCTGACCGCCATCGCCGTCATCCTGCTGGCCAACGGATTCACCGACCTGGTCCTCGCCCGCCTGAACCAGTGA
- a CDS encoding arginine deiminase, which yields MSTGYGVHSEVGRLRQVIVHRPDLSLKRLTPSNKKDLLYDDVLWVSRAQIEHDAFVAVMRERGIEVFYHQELLAQALDSSAEAKRHAIERTVTHLSVGPVLVDAVRSELAGWDGTKLARHLIGGLTKAEFFAEATESREGFNSRCLVAAMADPYAFILPPLPNTLYQRDPSAWLYGGVSLNPLYFHARRLETLNQSLIYHHHPMFADDGFTYWYPPMGDDGSFDEEDFGQASLEGGDMMPIGNGAVAIGVSERTTTRMIEHLALELFAQQAATRVIAVNIPPHRSYMHLDTVFTLLDVDKATGYPPVVDNAEVYSLRPGDKDATLEVHRDPGLAAAIADALGIGKLDVIPTGGDDFQQAREQWDSGSNFVALEPGVVVGYHKNEFTNHKLRDHGVEVVEIEGFELGKGRGGGHCMTCPILRDAP from the coding sequence ATGAGCACCGGATACGGAGTCCACTCCGAGGTGGGCCGGCTGCGGCAGGTGATCGTGCACCGGCCCGATCTCAGCCTGAAACGGCTGACGCCCTCGAACAAGAAAGATCTGCTCTACGACGACGTGCTGTGGGTCAGCCGCGCCCAGATCGAGCACGACGCGTTCGTCGCGGTGATGCGTGAGCGCGGGATCGAGGTGTTCTACCACCAGGAACTGCTCGCCCAGGCGCTGGATTCCAGCGCCGAGGCCAAGCGGCACGCCATCGAGCGCACGGTCACCCACCTGTCGGTCGGACCGGTGCTGGTCGATGCGGTCCGCAGCGAACTGGCGGGCTGGGACGGGACGAAGCTGGCCCGGCACCTGATCGGCGGATTGACCAAGGCGGAGTTCTTCGCCGAGGCCACGGAGAGCCGCGAAGGGTTCAACTCACGCTGCCTGGTCGCCGCCATGGCCGATCCGTACGCGTTCATTCTGCCGCCGCTGCCCAACACGCTCTATCAACGCGACCCGTCAGCGTGGCTGTACGGCGGAGTGTCGCTGAACCCGCTGTACTTCCACGCCAGGCGGTTGGAGACGCTCAACCAGAGCCTCATCTACCACCACCATCCGATGTTCGCCGACGACGGCTTCACGTACTGGTATCCGCCGATGGGCGACGACGGCAGCTTCGACGAAGAGGACTTCGGCCAGGCCTCGCTCGAAGGCGGCGACATGATGCCGATCGGCAACGGGGCGGTCGCGATCGGGGTGAGCGAGCGCACCACCACGCGGATGATCGAGCACCTCGCCCTGGAACTGTTCGCCCAGCAGGCCGCGACACGCGTGATCGCGGTGAACATCCCGCCCCACCGCTCCTACATGCACCTGGACACGGTCTTCACCCTGCTGGACGTCGACAAGGCCACCGGCTACCCGCCGGTGGTGGACAACGCCGAGGTGTACTCGCTGCGACCGGGCGACAAGGACGCGACCCTGGAGGTCCACCGCGACCCCGGCCTGGCCGCCGCGATCGCCGACGCGCTGGGCATCGGCAAGCTGGACGTGATCCCCACCGGCGGGGACGACTTCCAGCAGGCCCGGGAACAGTGGGACAGCGGCAGCAACTTCGTCGCACTCGAACCCGGGGTGGTCGTGGGCTATCACAAGAACGAGTTCACCAACCACAAGCTCCGCGATCACGGCGTCGAGGTCGTGGAGATCGAGGGATTCGAACTGGGCAAGGGCCGCGGCGGCGGCCACTGCATGACCTGCCCGATCCTGCGGGACGCTCCGTGA
- a CDS encoding Ig-like domain-containing protein, giving the protein MSQRPRSTLTALACALSALLAASGTQVAADTGAYAATTARQTATRAAAAPCIRQGQAAYPVEYYWKNAFGMRLGSGSISVDTAPPLWGGQITPGGTFTLTLTHRTAQWPLLVRSYTTTWDLSSLLANADVIAQSGAGTIGGTTLTIPSQGSKTDPAAKTITFQVRQGTIGNSMTIRPSGISSVIAAPGQLGNNTAAPPIQIVGGQSISPTTAAGDTATTTMGTAVSVPVLANDTAASPTISGLTQPGKGTATISGGNVVYTPAPGFAGTDSFTYTITAACGTSTATVTVKVPCNPVPVNLVNGSFEAPPVATIDWSIPDASSNPSVGWHTTATDNKLEFWRGGASGVPAADGQQFAELNANQVSTLYQDVPTVPGTPMTWSLYHRGRLGTDVMQVLIGAPGATVAQVPTGASSADISDDNTAWGRYTGVYIVPPGQTTTRFAFHSVSAAGGSPAVGNFLDGVVFSTPPCP; this is encoded by the coding sequence ATGTCACAACGACCCAGATCCACGCTCACCGCGCTGGCCTGCGCCCTGTCGGCGTTGCTGGCCGCATCGGGGACGCAGGTGGCGGCCGACACCGGTGCGTACGCCGCCACCACGGCGCGGCAGACCGCCACCCGGGCTGCCGCCGCGCCGTGCATCCGGCAGGGGCAGGCGGCCTATCCCGTCGAGTACTACTGGAAGAACGCGTTCGGCATGCGGCTGGGCAGCGGGTCGATCTCGGTCGACACCGCCCCGCCCCTGTGGGGCGGGCAGATCACCCCGGGCGGCACCTTCACCCTCACCCTGACGCACCGCACGGCCCAGTGGCCGCTGCTGGTCAGGAGCTACACCACCACCTGGGACCTGTCGTCCCTGCTGGCCAACGCCGACGTCATCGCCCAGTCGGGGGCCGGCACCATCGGCGGCACCACCCTGACGATCCCCTCGCAGGGCTCCAAGACCGACCCGGCCGCGAAGACCATCACCTTCCAGGTCAGGCAAGGCACCATCGGCAACAGCATGACCATCCGACCGAGCGGGATCAGCAGCGTCATCGCCGCTCCGGGCCAGCTCGGCAACAACACCGCCGCCCCTCCGATCCAGATCGTGGGCGGGCAGTCCATCTCACCCACCACCGCCGCAGGCGACACCGCCACCACCACAATGGGCACCGCCGTCAGCGTGCCCGTCCTGGCCAACGACACCGCGGCCTCGCCGACGATCAGCGGCCTCACCCAACCGGGCAAGGGCACCGCGACGATCTCCGGCGGCAACGTGGTCTACACACCCGCTCCGGGCTTCGCCGGCACCGACAGCTTCACCTACACCATCACCGCCGCCTGCGGAACCAGCACCGCGACGGTCACCGTCAAGGTCCCCTGCAACCCCGTACCGGTCAACCTGGTCAACGGCAGCTTCGAGGCGCCGCCCGTGGCCACGATCGACTGGTCCATCCCCGACGCCTCCAGCAACCCGAGCGTCGGCTGGCACACCACCGCCACCGACAACAAGCTGGAGTTCTGGCGGGGCGGGGCGAGCGGGGTCCCGGCGGCCGACGGCCAGCAGTTCGCCGAGCTCAACGCCAACCAGGTCTCCACGCTCTACCAAGACGTTCCCACCGTTCCGGGAACACCGATGACCTGGTCGCTGTATCACCGAGGCCGACTGGGTACCGACGTGATGCAGGTGCTCATCGGCGCACCGGGCGCGACCGTGGCTCAGGTCCCCACCGGGGCCTCCTCGGCGGACATCTCCGACGACAACACCGCCTGGGGCCGCTACACCGGGGTCTACATCGTGCCGCCGGGGCAGACCACCACCCGATTCGCCTTCCACTCGGTGTCGGCCGCGGGTGGCAGCCCGGCGGTCGGCAACTTCCTGGACGGTGTGGTGTTCAGTACGCCGCCCTGCCCGTGA
- a CDS encoding TetR/AcrR family transcriptional regulator has protein sequence MSSSRTARERVRAELTREITDIARRHLATEGAGGLSLRAVAREMGMVSSAIYRYFPSRDDLLTALIIDGYNALGETVENADATCPPGDHTGRWLAVCHAVRDWALAHPHEYALLYGSPVPGYQAPQDTVAAAIRDTVVYGRIISDAHQAGALNPPDIHPPVPASFGEDAARVRSIIPDVPDDVIVRALIAWTGLFGWLNFELFGQFNNTIIDRGPTFDHAMRCSAAMLGLPSRQGEGA, from the coding sequence ATGAGCTCAAGCCGCACAGCACGGGAACGAGTCCGCGCCGAACTGACGCGTGAGATCACCGACATCGCCCGGAGACACCTGGCCACCGAGGGTGCGGGCGGCCTCTCCCTGCGCGCGGTCGCCCGCGAGATGGGCATGGTCTCCTCGGCGATCTACCGCTACTTCCCCTCCAGAGACGACCTGCTCACCGCCCTGATCATCGACGGCTACAACGCCCTCGGTGAGACCGTGGAGAACGCCGACGCGACCTGCCCGCCCGGAGACCACACCGGCCGCTGGCTGGCGGTGTGCCACGCCGTACGGGACTGGGCGCTGGCCCATCCGCACGAGTACGCCCTGCTGTACGGCTCGCCCGTGCCCGGCTACCAGGCACCGCAGGACACCGTCGCCGCGGCGATCCGCGACACCGTCGTCTACGGCCGGATCATCTCCGACGCCCACCAGGCCGGAGCCCTGAACCCCCCGGACATCCACCCGCCCGTCCCCGCCTCGTTCGGCGAGGACGCCGCACGCGTCCGATCGATCATCCCCGACGTCCCCGACGATGTGATCGTCCGCGCCCTGATCGCCTGGACGGGGCTGTTCGGCTGGCTCAACTTCGAACTCTTCGGCCAGTTCAACAACACGATCATCGACCGCGGCCCAACCTTCGACCATGCCATGCGCTGCTCCGCGGCCATGCTCGGCCTCCCCTCCCGGCAGGGCGAGGGCGCCTGA
- a CDS encoding YrdB family protein, with the protein MLSLAKNTNLLVMFLLELGVLASVGYWGFVTGQNWPVKLLLGLGGPALFIAVWALFGAANGATIPLTGLARVGLEVLWFGGGALALVMAGRLTPGIVFAAVYVVNAVLRLVWNQ; encoded by the coding sequence ATGCTGTCCCTGGCCAAGAACACCAACCTTCTCGTCATGTTCCTGCTGGAGCTGGGCGTTCTTGCCTCGGTCGGTTACTGGGGCTTCGTCACCGGCCAGAACTGGCCGGTGAAGCTGCTCCTCGGACTGGGCGGGCCCGCGCTGTTCATCGCGGTCTGGGCGCTGTTCGGCGCGGCCAACGGCGCCACGATCCCGCTCACCGGCCTCGCCCGGGTCGGCCTGGAGGTTCTCTGGTTCGGTGGCGGCGCGCTGGCGCTGGTCATGGCCGGCCGCCTCACCCCGGGGATCGTCTTCGCCGCCGTCTACGTCGTCAACGCCGTCCTCCGGCTCGTCTGGAACCAGTGA
- a CDS encoding NAD-dependent epimerase/dehydratase family protein: MAKHVVVGAGQIGSEVARLLASRGHEVVLVSRSGSGPDLPGVRKVAADASDRERLIALTEGADALYNCVNPLYHRWMQDWPPIAASLLATAEATGAGYVILGNLYIYGPPSGPMGENHPLRPTSEKAEVRIRMWRDAMAAHEAGRVRVTEVRGSDYFGPGCLDQSHLGERFVPRLLAGKPVRFIGDPLQPHSWTYVPDVARALVTAATDDRSWGRAWHIPTAPALTAQQVADRLCALAGVPNPGVKVMPHWLVRTMGTVSPMLGELEHVRYQFVSPFVIDSTDFQTTFGMAPTPVDEALTATVAWWRERLAVAA, translated from the coding sequence ATGGCCAAGCACGTCGTCGTCGGAGCCGGGCAGATCGGTTCCGAGGTGGCCCGCCTGCTGGCGAGCCGGGGACACGAGGTCGTCCTCGTCAGCCGCTCGGGCTCCGGTCCTGACCTGCCGGGGGTCCGCAAGGTCGCGGCGGACGCCTCCGACCGGGAACGGCTGATCGCGCTGACCGAGGGGGCCGACGCGCTCTACAACTGCGTCAACCCGCTCTACCACCGCTGGATGCAGGACTGGCCGCCGATCGCGGCCTCCCTGCTGGCGACCGCCGAGGCCACCGGGGCGGGATACGTCATCCTCGGCAACCTCTACATCTACGGTCCCCCCAGCGGGCCGATGGGGGAGAACCACCCGCTCCGGCCGACCAGCGAGAAGGCGGAGGTGCGGATCCGGATGTGGCGCGACGCCATGGCCGCGCACGAGGCCGGTCGGGTCCGGGTGACCGAGGTGCGGGGATCGGACTACTTCGGTCCCGGCTGCCTCGACCAGTCGCACCTGGGGGAGCGGTTCGTCCCCCGGCTCCTGGCGGGCAAGCCCGTCCGGTTCATCGGAGACCCGCTCCAGCCGCACAGCTGGACCTACGTGCCCGACGTGGCCCGTGCCCTGGTGACGGCCGCCACAGACGACCGGTCCTGGGGCAGGGCGTGGCACATCCCGACCGCCCCCGCCCTGACGGCCCAGCAGGTCGCCGACCGTCTCTGCGCGCTGGCCGGCGTCCCGAACCCGGGGGTCAAGGTCATGCCGCACTGGCTCGTCCGCACGATGGGCACCGTATCGCCCATGCTCGGCGAGCTGGAGCACGTCCGCTACCAGTTCGTCAGCCCCTTCGTCATCGACTCCACCGACTTCCAGACCACCTTCGGCATGGCCCCGACGCCGGTGGACGAGGCGCTCACCGCGACCGTCGCGTGGTGGCGTGAGCGCCTGGCCGTGGCGGCGTAA
- a CDS encoding Gfo/Idh/MocA family protein, with product MKTAVIGLGDIAEKAYLPVLSATPGLDLHLCTRDPATLDRLGDAYRIERRFASVDELLGAGVEAAFVHAATSAHVKIVEPLLRAGVHVYLDKPVAYTLAESERLVRLAQEMGRSLLVGFNRRRAPSYAALLDLPRHLVVMQKHRRDLAEDPRTAIFDDFVHVVDTLRFLVPGTVEHTGIRTRVRDGLLEHVTLELSGDGFTALGIMNRVSGAAEETVEVMGGGVKRRVVNIADVIDYSGTETLARRGDWTPVSRQRGIEQVCLEFLDAVRSDVVLDADDALATHRICEDIVRAASRSAV from the coding sequence ATGAAAACCGCTGTGATCGGCCTCGGGGACATCGCGGAGAAGGCGTACCTGCCCGTTCTCTCCGCGACACCCGGCCTCGATCTCCACCTGTGCACCCGGGACCCCGCCACCCTCGACCGGCTGGGCGACGCCTATCGGATCGAGCGTCGCTTCGCCTCGGTGGACGAGCTGCTCGGCGCCGGGGTCGAGGCGGCGTTCGTGCACGCGGCCACGAGTGCCCACGTGAAGATCGTCGAACCGCTGCTCCGGGCGGGCGTCCACGTCTACCTGGACAAGCCCGTCGCCTACACCCTCGCCGAGTCCGAGCGTCTGGTCCGGCTGGCACAGGAGATGGGGCGGTCGCTGCTCGTCGGTTTCAACCGCCGCCGGGCCCCCTCCTACGCGGCGCTGCTGGACCTGCCCCGTCACCTGGTGGTGATGCAGAAGCACCGCAGAGACCTGGCCGAGGACCCGCGGACCGCGATCTTCGACGACTTCGTCCACGTCGTCGACACCCTCCGGTTCCTGGTGCCGGGCACGGTCGAGCACACCGGGATCCGGACCCGGGTCCGGGACGGGCTGCTGGAGCACGTGACACTGGAGCTGTCCGGGGACGGCTTCACCGCGCTCGGGATCATGAACAGGGTGAGCGGGGCGGCCGAGGAGACCGTGGAGGTCATGGGAGGCGGCGTCAAGCGCCGGGTGGTCAACATCGCCGATGTGATCGACTACTCCGGGACGGAGACGCTGGCCCGGCGCGGCGACTGGACGCCGGTCTCCCGCCAGCGCGGCATCGAGCAGGTCTGCCTGGAGTTTCTGGACGCGGTCCGCTCCGATGTCGTGCTCGACGCCGACGACGCCCTGGCCACCCACCGGATCTGCGAGGACATCGTCCGGGCGGCGAGCCGGTCGGCCGTGTGA
- a CDS encoding acetamidase/formamidase family protein, with product MNVVSYRPALEELSYTFGGRPAVGRIRPGTIVEMYTEDCFAGRVRTVDDLPSNVCDFPYLNPVTGPFHVEGAEPGDTLALHFVSIEPARDWAVSATFPHFGALTGTHTTAMLTPPLDEVVWRYDIDVEKGVARYHARRGDYTVELPLDPMHGTVGVAPGASEARMTITPDAHGGNMDTPELRAGVTVYLGVNVEGGLFAVGDGHARQGHGEVCGTAVEAAMNTVVAVELIKGVSTPWPRLEDDDHLMSTGSARPLEDAFRISQHDLVTWAADLTGLDTLDAYQLVSQIGEAPVGNVCDTNYTMLAKIPKAYLGRPDVYESAHGRLRDLGRRYLSER from the coding sequence ATGAACGTCGTCTCCTACCGGCCCGCTCTCGAAGAGCTGAGTTACACCTTCGGCGGGCGCCCGGCCGTCGGCCGGATCCGGCCCGGCACGATCGTCGAGATGTACACCGAGGACTGCTTCGCCGGCCGGGTGCGCACGGTCGACGATCTGCCGTCGAACGTCTGCGACTTTCCCTACCTGAACCCGGTCACCGGCCCCTTCCACGTGGAGGGTGCCGAGCCCGGCGACACGCTCGCCCTGCACTTCGTCTCCATCGAGCCGGCCAGGGACTGGGCGGTGTCCGCCACGTTCCCGCACTTCGGTGCGCTGACCGGGACGCACACCACCGCCATGCTCACCCCGCCGCTGGACGAGGTCGTCTGGCGCTACGACATCGACGTGGAGAAGGGTGTGGCCCGCTACCACGCCCGCCGGGGCGACTACACGGTGGAGCTCCCGCTGGACCCCATGCACGGCACCGTCGGTGTCGCGCCCGGTGCCTCCGAAGCCCGGATGACGATCACTCCGGACGCCCACGGCGGCAACATGGACACCCCCGAACTACGCGCCGGGGTGACCGTCTACCTCGGGGTCAACGTCGAGGGTGGCCTGTTCGCGGTAGGTGACGGGCATGCCCGTCAGGGACACGGCGAGGTGTGCGGCACCGCCGTCGAGGCGGCGATGAACACCGTGGTCGCGGTGGAGCTGATCAAGGGTGTGAGCACCCCGTGGCCGCGCCTGGAGGACGACGACCACCTGATGTCGACCGGCTCGGCGCGCCCGCTGGAGGACGCCTTCCGGATCAGCCAGCACGACCTGGTCACCTGGGCCGCCGACCTCACCGGTCTGGACACCCTGGACGCCTACCAGCTGGTCAGCCAGATCGGCGAGGCACCGGTCGGCAACGTCTGCGACACCAACTACACGATGCTCGCCAAGATCCCCAAGGCCTATCTCGGCCGGCCCGACGTCTACGAGTCGGCCCACGGGCGGCTGCGCGACCTCGGGCGGCGCTACCTGTCCGAGCGCTGA
- a CDS encoding APC family permease: MTTEPSLEQFGYQQELRRSLTFTDLLVYGLIFMVPIAPFGIFGSVYQGSGGMVALAYVIGMVAMAFTALSYAQMARAFPMAGSVYTYAGRGIAAPVGFLSGWVILLDYVLVPALLYLIASAAMASFIPAIPIWGWLIVFVVLNTVVNYSGIQMTARITKIMLVGELIVLAIFIVVGLVALAQGKAQVNALSPLFDSSTFSWPLVFGAVSIAVLSFLGFDGISMLAEESKVDSRKLGKSMVAALGLAGALFIVQTWVAALLTPNRAELLSKGDPAGTAFYDMAEFAGGHWLSVLTAVATAIAWGFANSLVAQAATSRLLYAMARDRQLPSFLAKIHPKHKVPVNATLLVAAVSLVVGLYLASREDGITLISGLVNFGAMTAFLALHISVVVHYVVRKGSRDWWRHLIAPVIGFLILVYVVVNASIAAQTLGIIWLAIGLVLLGVSYARGRRPTLAGMHDTPETAAKP; encoded by the coding sequence ATGACCACTGAGCCCTCCCTGGAGCAATTCGGCTACCAGCAGGAACTCCGCAGGTCCCTGACCTTCACCGACCTGCTCGTCTACGGCCTGATCTTCATGGTGCCGATCGCCCCCTTCGGCATCTTCGGCAGTGTCTATCAGGGCTCCGGCGGCATGGTGGCGCTCGCCTACGTCATCGGTATGGTGGCGATGGCCTTCACCGCGCTGTCCTACGCGCAGATGGCCCGGGCCTTCCCGATGGCCGGATCGGTCTACACCTACGCGGGCCGCGGCATCGCCGCGCCGGTCGGTTTCCTGTCCGGATGGGTGATCCTGCTCGACTACGTGCTGGTGCCCGCCCTGCTCTACCTCATCGCGAGCGCGGCGATGGCCTCGTTCATCCCCGCCATCCCGATCTGGGGCTGGCTGATCGTGTTCGTGGTGCTCAACACGGTCGTGAACTACAGCGGCATCCAGATGACCGCGCGGATCACGAAGATCATGCTGGTCGGCGAGCTCATCGTGTTGGCGATCTTCATCGTCGTCGGCCTGGTGGCGCTGGCCCAGGGCAAGGCCCAGGTGAACGCCCTCAGCCCGCTGTTCGACTCCTCGACGTTCTCCTGGCCGCTGGTCTTCGGGGCCGTCTCGATCGCGGTGCTGTCCTTCCTCGGCTTCGACGGCATCTCGATGCTGGCCGAGGAGAGCAAGGTGGACAGCCGCAAGCTGGGCAAGTCCATGGTCGCGGCGCTCGGCCTGGCGGGCGCGCTGTTCATCGTGCAGACCTGGGTGGCCGCGCTGCTCACCCCCAACCGGGCCGAACTGCTCAGCAAGGGCGACCCCGCGGGCACCGCGTTCTACGACATGGCCGAGTTCGCCGGAGGCCACTGGCTCAGTGTGCTGACCGCCGTCGCCACCGCCATCGCCTGGGGTTTCGCCAACTCACTGGTCGCCCAGGCCGCCACCTCGCGCCTGCTGTACGCGATGGCCCGCGACCGGCAGCTCCCCTCCTTCCTCGCCAAGATCCACCCCAAGCACAAGGTGCCGGTCAACGCCACCCTGCTCGTGGCCGCCGTCTCCCTCGTCGTCGGGCTCTACCTGGCCAGCCGCGAGGACGGCATCACCCTGATCAGCGGGCTGGTCAACTTCGGCGCCATGACCGCCTTCCTCGCGCTGCACATCTCGGTGGTCGTCCACTACGTGGTCCGCAAGGGCAGCCGCGACTGGTGGCGGCACCTGATCGCCCCGGTGATCGGCTTCTTGATCCTGGTCTACGTCGTCGTCAACGCGAGCATCGCGGCCCAGACGCTCGGGATCATCTGGCTCGCCATCGGCCTGGTGCTGCTCGGCGTCTCCTACGCCCGGGGTCGGCGTCCCACCCTGGCGGGTATGCACGACACGCCGGAGACGGCCGCGAAGCCGTAG